TTAAATCTTGTGTACCAACTACCGGCCCACGTCGCGCGACCTGCTGGCCGATTTGTTTCAGCTCACCCTGTTCGAGGGCGACGACTGGCCGGGTGAGAGCTGGAAAGACTACCCGGCGCCCATCATCCGCTACAACGAGCAAGGCCAGCTGGTGTGCACCACCGCCACGTACGGGCTGGTGCCGCGCCGGCAGATTCCACCCGGGGTCAAGCCGTGGGACACCATGAACGCCCGCAGCGAAACCGTGGCGCAGCTGCGCTCGTACGCGAAATGCTGGCGCGAGGGGCAACTGTGCCTGGTGCCGATGACCGGATTTTTCGAACCGAATTACGAGTCGGGCGCGGCCCAGCGCTGGCAGATCGGCCGCGCCGACGGCGCGCCGTTCGCCGTCGCGGGCGTGTGGCGCGAGTGGCCCGGTGAAAACGGTCCCGAGTACTCGTTCACGCAACTGACCGTCAACGCCGACGACCATCCGCTGATGCGGCGCTTCCACAAGCCCGGTGATGAAAAACGTTCGCTGATCGTGATTGCCGCCGATGAATACGACGACTGGCTGCGCTGCCGCGATCCCGAACGCGCGCGCAGCTATTTCCAGTCGTTTCCGCCCGAACTGATGCGCGCCTGGTTCGATCCGCCGCCGCCGCGCAAGAAGAAAGTGCAGCCGCCGGAGCCGCAGTCAACCCAGATCGACCTGTTTTAGAACCCATTGCGCCAGAAGGCAGCGGATTGCGATGCCTCGTTAGCCAGGAACGCGCGAGGAAAAAGGCATGGCCGCCATGCGATAAACGAGCCTCGCCGGCCCCTCTCGAGGCGCGCAAGCCGCGCCTCATTCCCCGCCGCGACAGGTTCTCATAGCGCTGGCTGCAACAGCCAGCGCCGCGCCGTGGCGATCACCTGCGCCGACAACGCACTGGTAAACGGCGTCTGGATATCCCACATATGCCAGATCAGCGGCACGTCCAGCACCAGGCCCGGCGCCAGGTCCACCAGCGTGCCGGCCGCCAGTTGCGCCGCGCATTGCAGGTGCGGCGCCATGCCGTAGGCAAAACCTGCCTCCAGGAACCGCACGAAACCCTCCGACGATGCATACGAATGATGCGGGTAACGGCCCTGGTAGCCGGTGGCCTGGGCGATAAAGCGTGCCATCAGCGCATCCTTGCGGTTGAAGTCGAGCGCGGGCGCGGTTTGCACGCTGGCTGCCGTCAAGCCATCCGGGAACCAGCGTGCGGCAAACCCCGGGCTGGCCAGGCAGTGGTAGCGCATCAGTCCCAGCGGCGTGGCAGTGGTGCCGGCCACGTGCGCGGTTTCGCTGGTCACACAGCCAAATACCCGGCCTTCGCGCAGCATGGCCAGGGTGTGGTCCTGGTCGTCCATGGTGATGTGCAGCATGCAGTCGCCAGTTTCCATCAGCGGCGTGACCGCCTCCTGCAGCCAGGTCACGGCGCTGTCGGCATTGACAGCGATCGCCAGTTCCGGGCGTCCCGCGCCAGAGCTGTTGGCCCTGTCGAGGGCGGCTTCGAGCAGCCGCACCTGGCGGTAATGGGCGATCAGGCGGTGGCCGGCTGCGGTTGCCTGCGGCGGCTGGCTGCGCAGCAGGAGCAGCTCGCCGGCCTGGTTTTCCAGCATGCGCAAGCGCTGCGATACTGCCGATTGCGTGATCGAAAGAGCAGCGGCGGCCTTGTCGAAACTGCCATGCTCCACCACGGCGTCGAGCGCCGCCAGGCCCCGGTAGTCGATACGGCTCATTAGCGTCCCTAATATTTGATGAGTATTATTAATTATACTTATGTTCGAGGCGCCGCTAAGCTGTGGTTTTTTTGCAGGAGGCAAGCATGGAACTGGGCGCTTTGTTGAAGGGAATCGGGCTGGGTGGCGGCCTGATCATCGCGATCGGCTCGCAAAACGCCTACCTGCTGCGCCAGGCGCTGAAGCGCGAATATGTCTATACCTGTATCGCCATTTGCATCGTGTGCGACGTATTGCTGATTGGCGCCGGCGTGGCAGGAATGGGCGAAGTCATTAATAATATGCCCGGCCTGTTATTCTGGATAAAAATCACCGGTGCAGCATTTTTATTCTGGTATGGGGTACGCGCCGCACGCTCGGCATTCAAATCGTCCAGTTTCGAACTCGATAAACAGGCCCCTGCCGTCAGCCAGCGCCAGGTGATTGCCGCCATGCTCGCATTCAGCCTGTTAAATCCCCATGTTTATCTCGACACCGTGGTGTTGCTGGGCTCTATCGGCGGCCAGCAACCGGGCGTGGGGCCATGGTATTTTGCTCTCGGCGCCATGCTGGCGTCGATTATCTGGTTTCTCAGCCTGGGATTGGGCGCACAGTATTTAATTCCGATTTTTAAAAGGCCGCTGGCCTGGCGTATTCTCGATGGCGCGATAGCGGTGGTGATGTGGCTGCTGGCCATCTCACTCTTCCTGTAAAACGGCCGGCGCGGCTGAACCGGCTGCCAGGGCGCATACTGCCGTGGTAAAAAAGCTAAAAAACGGCACCATCATGCTCATTTCTGGCGCGACTGCATGGCGGGGAGGCACTGCGTTGACGTTCCGGCAGCCGGATACAGCATAAAAATCCGGTTTTATCCAGCGCTGCGCAGCACATCCCTAAATTTCGGCTTGCATATATATATCCCCTGTTACTGGCATACAATAGGTGTTATCAAGAAACTGTTAGCACGCCAACGGCGCCAGGTGATGAGCATACTGCCGGAACAATACGTGAACTTGTCGCTGATGACGTCCGCC
This is a stretch of genomic DNA from Duganella zoogloeoides. It encodes these proteins:
- a CDS encoding SOS response-associated peptidase, whose product is MCTNYRPTSRDLLADLFQLTLFEGDDWPGESWKDYPAPIIRYNEQGQLVCTTATYGLVPRRQIPPGVKPWDTMNARSETVAQLRSYAKCWREGQLCLVPMTGFFEPNYESGAAQRWQIGRADGAPFAVAGVWREWPGENGPEYSFTQLTVNADDHPLMRRFHKPGDEKRSLIVIAADEYDDWLRCRDPERARSYFQSFPPELMRAWFDPPPPRKKKVQPPEPQSTQIDLF
- a CDS encoding LysR family transcriptional regulator ArgP, producing MSRIDYRGLAALDAVVEHGSFDKAAAALSITQSAVSQRLRMLENQAGELLLLRSQPPQATAAGHRLIAHYRQVRLLEAALDRANSSGAGRPELAIAVNADSAVTWLQEAVTPLMETGDCMLHITMDDQDHTLAMLREGRVFGCVTSETAHVAGTTATPLGLMRYHCLASPGFAARWFPDGLTAASVQTAPALDFNRKDALMARFIAQATGYQGRYPHHSYASSEGFVRFLEAGFAYGMAPHLQCAAQLAAGTLVDLAPGLVLDVPLIWHMWDIQTPFTSALSAQVIATARRWLLQPAL
- a CDS encoding LysE/ArgO family amino acid transporter, translating into MELGALLKGIGLGGGLIIAIGSQNAYLLRQALKREYVYTCIAICIVCDVLLIGAGVAGMGEVINNMPGLLFWIKITGAAFLFWYGVRAARSAFKSSSFELDKQAPAVSQRQVIAAMLAFSLLNPHVYLDTVVLLGSIGGQQPGVGPWYFALGAMLASIIWFLSLGLGAQYLIPIFKRPLAWRILDGAIAVVMWLLAISLFL